Within Amycolatopsis sp. FDAARGOS 1241, the genomic segment TCCTGGTTCGCCGTCGACGCCGAGGCGCCCGAGGAGTACAAGGCCCTGTCCTACAAGGCCTATCTGATGTGCTTCGGCTCCACCGGCATGTTCGAGCAGGACGACGTCGAGAACTGGGTCTCGCTCACCAACACGGCCGCCGGCTCGATGGCGCGGCGGCTCAAGCTCAACAGCCGCATGGGCATCCTCGAGGACGACACGGAGGTCGTCCCCGCTCTCACCCCGGAGCAGTTCCACGGCCCGGGCACCGCCCACACCGGCTACGGTGAGTACAACCAGCGCGAACTGCTCATCCGCTGGGCCGACCACCTCGACCGGCCGGTCAAGGCGCCCACGACCCTGGAAGTCGGCGCCGAGAACACCCGCAACGCCGAGGCGGTGCAGGCATGACGACCGGCACGACGACCACCGGAACCCACTCCAGCCGCTCCGCGCTCGGCGCCCACGCGTCGCGCGTCCAGCGCACCGGCGGACCCCTGCCCTTCGACGACGCGCGCCACCTGCAGGCGCACCAGTGGCTCGTCGACGAGGCCTGGCTACTCGACGCCCAGGACTACGAGCAGTGGCTCACCCTGCTCACCGACGACATCCACTACCTGATGCCGGTGCGCGTCACCACCGCGCTCGGCGCCGGGTTCGACACCGCACCGGGCATGGCCCACTTCGACGAGGACAAGTACTCGCTGTCGCGCCGCGTAGCCCGGTTCCTCACCGAGCACGCGTGGACCGAGGACCCGCCGTCGCGGCTGCGGCACCACCTCTCGAACGTTCGCACGTTCGCCGCCGACGACCCGGACCACCTCGTCGTGGAATCGGCGACGCTGCTGTTCCGCAGCCGCGGCGACGTGCTGCCCGGCTCGATCGTCTCGGCCGGCCGCGAGGACCTGCTGCGCCGCGGTCCCGACGGCTGGCTGCTGGCGCGGCGCACGATCCTCGTGGACGACTCCGTGATCCGCATGCAGAACCTGGCGATCTTCCTGTGACGCTCTCGTGGGAAGGCGAGGCCGAGGCCGCCCGCGCGGCGGCCGCGGCTGCCGCGGAACACGACGAACTGATCGCGCACACCACCGGCGAGGTCATCCGGCTCGGCAACGAGTTCGCGGAGATCGTGGTGCGGCGCGTCGAAACCCGCAACGGCGCCCGGCTGCTGGTCGAGTCGCCCAAGTCGGGCCAGTGGGTGGCGCTGTGCCCGCTGGAGCTGGAGGCACTGACCTGGCAGAACACCGAGACGTTCTCCGCCATGATCGGCCACCCCTTCGGCCCGCTCGTGCCGGCGGAGGACGAGTCGTGACGGGCTGGCTGGACGGCCGCCGCGCCCTCGTCGTCGGCGCCGGCTCCGGGATCGGGCGCGCGGTGGTCGACGCGTTCCGCGAGGAAGGCGCGCGCGTGGCCGTGCTCGAACGCGACGCGGCCAAGGCGAAGGTGCTCGTGGCCGAGGCTCCGGACGTACCGGTCACCGTCGGGGACGCCACGACTCGGGCGGCCAACGACGCGGCGGTCGCGGCCGCGGTGACCGCGTTCGGCGGACTGGACGTGCTGGTCAGCTGCGTGGGCGTGTTCGACTTCTACCGCAGCATCGAGGACCTCGACGCCGGCGTGCTCGACGACGCGTTCGACGAGATGTTCCGCACCAACGTCAAAAGCCACCTGCACTCGGTGAAGGCCGCGCTGCCCGAGTTGAAGCGCTCGGGTCGCGGGGTGGTGCTGCTGACCGAGTCGACGTCGTCGTACTACCCGGGGCGCGGCGGCGTGCTCTACCTGTCCTCGAAGTTCGCCGTGCGCGGCCTCGTCACCGCGCTCGCGCACGACCTCGCGCCGGAGGTCCGGGTGAACGGCGTGGCACCCGGCGGCACCCTCGGCACCGACCTGCGCGGTCTGCCGAGCCTCGGCACGGCCGAGCGCAGTCTCGGCGACACCCCGCGCCGAGCCGAAGAACTCGCCGCGCGCGTCCCGCTGCACGTGGCGCTCAGCGGCGAGGACCACGCGTGGAGCTACGTGTTCCTCGCCTCCGACCGCGCCCGCGGCATCACCGGCCACGCCGTTCATCCCGACGGCGGCATCGGGGTGTCCGCGCCCCGCAAACGATCCTGAACCACTGTCAATCGAACGGAAACAGCGATGGCCAAACTCACCGCCGACACCGGTCTCTGCCAGGGCTACGGCAACTGCCTCACCACCGCCTCCGATGTCTACGACATCGACGACGACGGCAAGGTGGTCCTGCTGACCGAAACCATTCCCGACGCCGACCGCGCCCGCGTCGAAGCGGCTGCGCGCAGCTGCCCCGTCAAGGCGCTCGCCGTGGTGGACGGATGA encodes:
- a CDS encoding 3-phenylpropionate/cinnamic acid dioxygenase subunit beta, translated to MTTGTTTTGTHSSRSALGAHASRVQRTGGPLPFDDARHLQAHQWLVDEAWLLDAQDYEQWLTLLTDDIHYLMPVRVTTALGAGFDTAPGMAHFDEDKYSLSRRVARFLTEHAWTEDPPSRLRHHLSNVRTFAADDPDHLVVESATLLFRSRGDVLPGSIVSAGREDLLRRGPDGWLLARRTILVDDSVIRMQNLAIFL
- the hcaB gene encoding 3-(cis-5,6-dihydroxycyclohexa-1,3-dien-1-yl)propanoate dehydrogenase; translated protein: MTGWLDGRRALVVGAGSGIGRAVVDAFREEGARVAVLERDAAKAKVLVAEAPDVPVTVGDATTRAANDAAVAAAVTAFGGLDVLVSCVGVFDFYRSIEDLDAGVLDDAFDEMFRTNVKSHLHSVKAALPELKRSGRGVVLLTESTSSYYPGRGGVLYLSSKFAVRGLVTALAHDLAPEVRVNGVAPGGTLGTDLRGLPSLGTAERSLGDTPRRAEELAARVPLHVALSGEDHAWSYVFLASDRARGITGHAVHPDGGIGVSAPRKRS
- a CDS encoding ferredoxin, producing MAKLTADTGLCQGYGNCLTTASDVYDIDDDGKVVLLTETIPDADRARVEAAARSCPVKALAVVDG